From Palaemon carinicauda isolate YSFRI2023 chromosome 33, ASM3689809v2, whole genome shotgun sequence:
ataataataataataactcttgaaCATTTCCTCAACAATGCTTACACGAGTCAACCGTTTTAACTTTCCAGTCAATATCATCGATATTGGTTGACCCATATCCTATCACCATTTACGCTTCTACCGTCTAATTTTCTTGTTTTGCAAAcatcttcagaaaaaaaataatcaatgagcTTATACAGTTTCTTTTTATCATCCCAAATAATGACAATTatctacacaaacatacacacacacatacatttggtCTTTGTTATTACACAGTCTGAACAAACTGTGAACCCACTCACAATACTTTAGGATGAGGTTAGTGTGTCCatcacaaatataatttttttttctgtattcgtAATGGtagtatcaatatcattattaccatcattataagTAAAGCTCTAACCCTAactaaaaaagcaggatgctacatacCTATAATCTCAAAAAGGAAAAGTAGCAGAGAGCATAAACAGGGCGTAAAAAATCTATATAAGGGGACTCTTGATTATAAAAGTATGCCACCACATAAACGAacaactatgaaaataaaataggaaagTAACGAAAAACAAACCAAATTAGGATAAACAATAAAACGAATTTCATGTCAACCAGATAAAAATAACGAATTTGCAaacacaaaataaaacaaattaataaataaagttcAAACTTTTGAAATTCAGGTGTTCAACATTCCGAGATCATTAATGTGGCAACAGATCTGTTAGGTTTTAAAAAGATGCGAGGTGAACGCAACtaactttattcaacaagaaaTCGAGTATATATACGGGTATTTGAGAGCAAGAAAGACACAACATTCATACAGCACAAGATATGAGAAGGAGaccttaaacaggtttatattaccagtgtggaaaaaaaaacattgctgggtacgaacgtgtatgaaacacgagcGGTACAGCTACCTGATtgcaaagatcattccacaatatcgACTTAGCCGGAAGGAAACTTTGAGAATGTGTATAattgagccatattattattattattattattattattattattattattattattattattattattattattattattagctaaactacaaccttagttggaaaagtaggatgctataagcccagaggctccagcagggaaaatagcgcagtgtggaaaggaaaaaagaaaaatagaatattttaagagaaataacaacattagaataaatatctcctatataacctatgaaaactttaacaaaacaagaggaagagaaataggatagaatagtttgctcgagtgtatcctcaagcaagagaactctaccccaagatagtggaagaccacggtacagaggatatggcactacacaagactagagaacaatggtttgattttggggtgtctttctcctagaagtgaAAGGAAAGACTTGGAATTAACTACCAAAGGTAGCTAAAATTATCTAGATAGAATATACGGAATGGCCAAAATCTAAAATATCTTTCACAGCATAGTTGAAAATACGATATTTTTTTCATGTGGATTAAAAAGGGTGATATTTCCTTCAAACATACTAACTGAACGAtaagactaaaaataaaatataagtagtTTAAAGCGATCTGTAAATCACATGTGTATATTTTTGGACACATGATAAATACCTtgaaagctgtatatatatatatatatatatatatatatatatatatatatatatatatatatatatatatatatatatatatatgtatatatatatatatatatatatatatatatatatatatatatatatatatatatatatatatatatatatatatatatatatatatattctttactgcCACACAGGGATCACGTGACTTAGTAGAGGCAAaaagccagtatatatatatatatatatatatatatatatatatatatatatgtgtgtatatatatatatatatatatatatatatatatatatatatatatatatatatatacacatatatatatatatatgtatatatgtatatatatacatatatatatatacatatatacacacatatgtatatatatatgtatatatatatatatatatacatatatacacacacatatatatatatatatatatatatatatatatacatgcacaaataaatatacttatattgtacacatatatgcacgtataaatacgaatatacatatgtacacgtatatagttatgcaggtatatactgtatacatatatgaatgaatatataagcaCAGacattgatgttgttactgttttcaaaatattctattttaatagttcattatttcttgtatcgttaatttatttccttatattctttcctcactgcgctatttttccctgttggaacccttgggattatagcatctagcttttccaactgtggttgtagcttagctaataatgataataataataataataataataataataataataataatgataataataataataataatattatcattattagtaataatataatagtaataataataatgataataataataataataaaaataataataataacaaaaaaaaataataataacaacaacaacaacaacaataataataataataataataataataataataataataataataataataataataataataacaataataacttacaACCAATAACTTTAGTCATGACATTCCAGCTTATTAATCTCTTACGTTCGGGACAATCgacgtcatttaaaaaaaaaggaaataatgaactaCAACATGTAATAAATAGATGAAAAGATAAATGAAATCTGTAGATGATAGTTTGATATCCGATGTAAATTTCAATACATAAATCCAAAGTGGGCGTATGTTGATTGCCATTGTATCTAGAGACTTTTGTGATTGTGAGGAATTTGTTTTTCATTATAGTTCGTCTAAATTTAACTTAGTAGGTTATACAgaaatttcatgagagagagagagagagagagagagagagagagagagagagagagagagagagagagagagagagagagagattcatcatcgtCATAACCTCGaagtggaaagaaaaaaaaaagaactgccaGGAATTGTTTTGCGAAGGGCGTGGCTCACGCCCCCGTGCATGGACTGTGACACAGCATGGTTAAAAGAACAGGCACTGCAAGGACTAAAACAAAActcgtaaacgagagagagagagagagagagagagagagagagagagagagagagagagagagagagacctttttgtGAGACATGAGCGAATAGTTTTAGCACGATATGTTTCCCTCTATGCCGGTAAAAGTAGAAATAACATCTTTTTTCCCTACCCTTTTATACAAATTTttgttacactatttttttttcttaatggctgCTGGCATGCATGCATTAGGGCCGTGTTCTGGTAACACGTTAGTTTATGTTCTCTTTGGGGGAGTGACATTCGTGGTTAACAGAAATGGAAGTTAATTACTATTAGGTttgaaattattcaattatttggaagatcattcctatTAGGTTTAAAAGTATTCACTTATTTGGAAGTTAATTGCAATTAGATTTAAAAGTATTCACTTATTTGGAAGTTAATTGCAATTAGATTTAAAAGTATTCACTTATTTGGAAGTTAATTGCAATCATGTTTAAAAGTATTCACTTTCTTGGAAGTTAATTGCAATTAGGTTTAAAAGTATTCACTTATTTGAAATTAATTGCAACTAGGTTTAAAAGTATTCAATTAATTGAAAGTTAATTGCGATTGTTTAAAAGTATCAACACATTTGGAAGGTAATTGAAATTAGGTTTAAAAGTATTCACTTATTTGGAAGTTAATTGCAATTACGTTTAAAAGTATTCACTTATTTGGAAGTTATTATCAATTAGGTTTGAAAGTATTCACTTATTTGGAAGTGATTTGCAATTAGGTTTAAAAGTATTAACATTTTTGGAAGTTAATTGAAATTTGGTttaaatatattcaattatttggAAGTTAATTGCAATTACGTTTAAAAGTATTCACTTATCTGGAAGTTAGTTGCGATAGGTTTAAAAGTATTTACTTTTTCGTGAGGTAATTGCAATTAGGTTGAAAATATAActcatttcctattattattaatttattatattacaGTTGCATGCAATTTCATTAATTCTCTTTtgcaatttatttcattattgatatCTTGTTAGTAATGTTCCCTTCATTTATCTATAGCATTTATTTAGAGGGTCTCAAACACATCAGATGAACTGCCACTTCACCTTTCTTCCCCTTTCTCAGTTTTATGACTTAAATATTACGTAAGGCTGAAACAGCTTCAGTGAAACAGCACACAGCGGATTAATAAACAAAGAATATGACCACACTTTTAAAATTCTATGCAATTTTAATAGTCTGCGGTCAAGAATTTCCGTCATgcttttttatactttgaatttgaCTTTACTTTTTCCAGGTGTTTTCTCAGTTAATTTTTAAAGTAATCTTGGTACATATAATAAGATTTTAAAAACATTCTAGTTGCTAAACTATATCGAGTTTTGAATTGATAAAAAGCAATAAGTCGACATACTTATTCTTCAGCTCTGGAAGATTTTTTCAATGCTGATAACGTTTTATGAAAACAACACAGATTCGACGCCCTTGTAAAGCAGGCATTAAACGTTTGTGCGTATGAACCAATAACATTTGCACTAAATGTGAACCTTGAGAAAGACATGATTATCCAAAAATATAAGTAACCCAATATTGTGTATCTGTATTTAGCTCATGATAGCTCTACTAAACGGAATGACGATCTTTTTAAATATATTACGTCTATTCAATTCCAAACTAGTATAGTATCTGCATTACTAATATATAAGCTTTTGCAAAAGTATTTACATTTATGATTAACGCAAAAAAATTAAGAAACTAAGAAgatatctcccctacataataaagagcaaatatatatatgattactccCTTTCTCCCCTATCAGGAATAGGGGAGAGGTAGTTATACCCCGGTGAGAGGATGGTACCCAGAGAGgtggtacactctgaaaccactctctcccacaaattgtcaaacaagcgggctgtagttaggaaaggggtagggggCGAGAATGGTTGAATTcgtgtgtatgggtgtatgtgtgtgtgtgtttgtgtatgcgtgtgtaaatatatatctaagtatttagacgtcatttttttaCTCCTGGGTACACTAGTAATATAGAATAATGAGCGAATTCAAGGAAGTATTTATTCCACATAATCAAAAGTTTCAATATCATCTTTCACAGCTGGTGAGCCTTATCCAGACGCTAATCTTCTCATGGGTGCTGGTTGAAACGTACCAATCCTACCAATCCTCAATCAACTATCAATCATCTGTCGACGCTAATTCGTCCATGGACGATTCTTCAGCCTCGACGTACTCCTTCGACTCCCCTCGATGTCCCTTCGGCTTCCTGGCCATATCGGGGAAATCAGATAACGAATCCTTCGAAGATGGGTACGAGGATgaaggagaaggagacgaagagaaggaagaagagaaggaggacacAATGACTCAGACGACAGACTCAAACGAAACCACCTCCTTCACTCCAGAGACTCCTACGAGGACCAGCTCAAGAATCTCAGCTCAGCAAGCCTCCCCATTAGCTTTAGAACTCACCCTCGAGGAGGATGGAGTCTCAAATACCCCAGTTCCTCTGCAGGCGGCGCCATCCTCGCAGGGCGCCGTCGTCAGTAACCAAGGGCATCAATCGCTACTCTCATCTTCGCCTCCATCCTACACATCTCCGTCAAGCATTAACGGTACGTTAGTATTAATCGCAGCTTCGTCCTCTGCgtctgctactgctactgctactactactgcttctTTCCAGCCCATGTATGCCAGTAGCTCAAATAGGCGTCTCAACAACGCCACGAGGGGGACGCGTGTCAAATGTGCTGCTCAAGGTTAGTTATTTTCATATTCCTGGTATATGttgtatacgtgtgcatgtatatgtttatgtataaaatatatattatatatactgcatacatatattcacatacaaacactatatgctatatatatgtgtatatatatatatatatatatatatatatatatatatatatatatatatatatatatatgtatatatatatatatatatatatatatttatatatatatatatatatatatatatatatatatatatatatatatatatatgtatatatatatatatgtatatatatatatatatatatatatatatatatatatatatatatatatacgtgtgtgtgtatacagtatatacatatactacatattcataaacagattattatatatatgtacttaaataaaaaagaataaaaactacaTAATTTTCTCAGGAATTTTGAAGGCTTTGAGAGTTcatattttgaattaataataataataataataataataataataataataataataataataataataataataataataataatgattaaatcacATAGATATTGGAAATGAATACATCTCGTTCATATAGTGTTACTATTTCCTGAGCTCTATCTAGAAATATTTTTGCGATCAAAGTCAATAAAAGACGAATATAAAATATTGGCAAAGGAATAAATattcgaccgtgaccttgacatttgaccttgttcttccaaaatttaatcatttccagctgttGACATAAgtcaatccttgcaagtttcattactgtacgattaaaattgtagctaggaggctgtccacaaacaaacacaaaactcTCACACACAtaaaaggggtaaaacataacattctCAATACACCAAGTATCGTTGAGGAAGGAAATACAAAATTGGAAGCAAGAAATACCATAAGAAACGAAATGAAGCAACatttatattgaagaaaaaaaaaatagcgaactCTTGAACATCCGACAACTTTGTCATGCAGTCAATTGTCCCAAGAACTAAAGTGGTCTTCCTGAGGGACCGAATGAGCGCTGTTAAGGGAGTCACTTAGAATGAAATAGAATAAAGGGGATTATGCTGATGGTCGAGTCTGCTTCCAAAGTAATTCAACTCGTAGTTTGTATTGGTAAAAGGAAATGGGTTGATGTAAACATATATTCCTAGTTCaatctttaaaatattttcttattacctccgccaataaagTAGGAAGAAGGTAATGTTTTCAAtcttgtttgtgtttgtaatttgtttgtgaacaacctcctAGCCACAGTTTCCATCGTGGAATAataaaacttgcatggattaactgttatgtaaaaaactagaAATTGTTAAAttgtgaaaggtcaaggtcacaggtacaggtcacggtcaagcaaaatgtccaattcatgtaatcagccataagtttggacatcgttgtcccagacacttcaaacttagtacatatttgagtgtatgaaaatccacgccaattaatccatgttaaggccaaaggtcaaggtcaatgtctgCGCTCTAATGACTGCCCATCTAGTTTATTCCATAATTAGTAAGAAAGAATTATAGATAATTGTAATGAATTCCAAATCTtacgatattattatttttatcattattattagctatgctatattcttagatggaaaagcaggatgcgactgtataagcccaagggtccaaacaaggaaatagcccagtgagggaaggaaataagaaaacatatataaacatatgtggtACTCTTGGATATTACAGGGCTAACTGCTATAAAAAGGATTATAGACATTAATAGAaccataaaatataaatgaatgcaAAGACcttttctaataatatatataaattatctgctGTTTATCTTAAGAATCCATCAAGTacaatttcaatcattttaataattcaaattttgatgataacaattttgataataataatttcaataattcgaattctaattataataattttcataattagaattctattattattattattattattattattattattattattattattattattactagccaagctacaaccctagttggaaaagcaagatgctataagcccaagggctccaacagggaaaaatagcccagtgaggaaaggaaataaggaaataaataaatgatgtaaataaattaacaataaatcattctaaaaacaataacaatgtcaaaaccgatatgtcctatataaaccattaacaacgtcaaaaacaaatatgtcacatataagctataaaaaagactcatgtcagcctggtcaacataaaaacatttgctccaactttgaacttttgaagttctacagattcaactacccgattaggaagatcattccacaacttggtaacagctggaacaaaacttctagaatactgtgtagtattgagactcatgatggagaaggcctggctattagaattaactgcctgcctagtattacgaacaggatagaattgtccagggagatctgaatgtaaaggatggtcagagttatgaaaaatcttatgcaacatgcataatgaactaattgaacgacggtgccaaagattaatatctagatcaggaataacaaatttaatagaccgtaagtttctctccaacaaattaagatgagaatcagcagctgaacaccagacaggagaacaatactcaaaacagggtagaatgaaagaattaaaacacttcttcagaatagattgatcaccgaaaatcttaaaagactttctcaataagccaattttttgtgcaattgaagaagacacagacctaatgtgtttctcaaaagtaaatttgctgtcgagaatcacacctagaattttaaaagagtcatacaaatttaaagaaacattatcaatactgagatccggatgttgaggagccaccgtccttgacctacttacaatcatactttga
This genomic window contains:
- the LOC137626055 gene encoding uncharacterized protein; the protein is MCEVNSCCCLSLRQGCIIIGGITILVSLIQTLIFSWVLVETYQSYQSSINYQSSVDANSSMDDSSASTYSFDSPRCPFGFLAISGKSDNESFEDGYEDEGEGDEEKEEEKEDTMTQTTDSNETTSFTPETPTRTSSRISAQQASPLALELTLEEDGVSNTPVPLQAAPSSQGAVVSNQGHQSLLSSSPPSYTSPSSINGTLVLIAASSSASATATATTTASFQPMYASSSNRRLNNATRGTRVKCAAQGQGLLWALVVASALYTLVGILLIFAILYCVSWQLSIWFFYTVGYNLFTLIVAMMDGNYTNPPDISSYVVCVVMMYCVSIVDSYYEKQLLEDERVDKSGPGRRRSSVVIVRSSPDTPTPTQQDYIPPTTYRVNTGQSLSPPTAHSLAPPIPAHMLAPPTQKLAHPVKLVPPPARLPASQAPLNRSRENHHLQSKDKYRSNL